One stretch of Deinococcus ficus DNA includes these proteins:
- a CDS encoding glycoside hydrolase family 43 protein, with the protein MTGRGPLLLGLADVLAGAVFGLPTTAQTSAAQTSGTSKTFTNPVLDANFPDPFILNDGAGRYYAYATNGSRGNVPYAVSRDLVGWEVRGDAMPKLPAWVQPGLTWAPEVVRLRGAYLLYFTARDRKSGRQCIGVATAKTPAGPFKAQGSGPLVCQAGQGGSIDASPFVDQGAKAYLLWKNDGNCCNQTTSIYLQPLSADGLKLTGKASTLISNFALWEGNVIEAPTLYRRGADYYLLYSAGPFDSDLYAVGYATAKKVTGPYRKAAENPILVSRGKVAGPGHQTVVTDAAGQTWLAYHAWTAGYIGDEAGYRSLYLDRVSFQNGKVKVSGPTVGPQPRPAVKAAKP; encoded by the coding sequence ATGACCGGGCGCGGCCCCCTGCTCCTGGGCCTGGCAGACGTGCTGGCCGGCGCCGTGTTCGGCCTGCCGACGACCGCCCAGACCTCTGCGGCCCAGACCTCCGGCACGTCCAAGACCTTCACCAACCCGGTGCTGGACGCCAACTTTCCCGACCCCTTCATCCTGAACGACGGGGCCGGGCGGTACTACGCGTACGCCACGAACGGCAGCCGCGGGAATGTGCCGTACGCCGTCAGCCGCGACCTCGTGGGCTGGGAGGTGCGCGGGGACGCGATGCCGAAACTGCCGGCGTGGGTGCAGCCGGGCCTGACCTGGGCGCCGGAGGTCGTGCGGCTGCGCGGGGCGTACCTGCTGTACTTCACCGCCCGCGACCGCAAATCCGGCCGGCAGTGCATCGGCGTGGCCACCGCGAAAACGCCTGCCGGGCCGTTCAAGGCGCAGGGCAGCGGGCCGCTGGTGTGTCAGGCCGGCCAGGGCGGGTCCATCGACGCGAGTCCGTTCGTGGACCAGGGCGCCAAGGCGTACCTGCTGTGGAAGAACGACGGGAACTGCTGCAACCAGACGACCAGCATCTACCTGCAACCGCTGTCCGCCGACGGCCTGAAACTGACCGGCAAGGCCAGCACCCTGATCAGCAATTTCGCGCTGTGGGAGGGCAACGTGATCGAGGCGCCCACCCTGTACCGCCGGGGCGCGGACTACTACCTGCTGTACTCGGCCGGCCCGTTCGATTCCGACCTGTACGCCGTGGGGTACGCCACCGCGAAGAAGGTCACCGGCCCGTACCGCAAGGCCGCCGAGAACCCCATCCTGGTCTCGCGCGGGAAGGTGGCCGGGCCTGGGCACCAGACGGTCGTGACCGACGCGGCCGGGCAGACCTGGCTGGCGTACCACGCCTGGACCGCCGGGTATATCGGGGATGAGGCCGGGTACCGGTCCCTGTACCTGGACCGCGTGAGCTTCCAGAACGGCAAGGTGAAGGTCAGCGGCCCGACCGTGGGCCCGCAGCCGCGCCCGGCCGTGAAGGCGGCGAAACCGTGA
- a CDS encoding aldose epimerase family protein, with translation MNAPAPTVTAQPWGHTPRGEPVTLYTLSAGPLSAEIMDYGGVIVRLLAPDRSGTREDVVLGHDRLEPYLDRATSPYFGALIGRYGNRIAGGTFTLDGQTYQLARNNGPNALHGGPGGFDQQLWAGHAHAGPAGAVLELTRRSPAGEEGYPGTLDVTVTYTLTPGGTLDLTYAAHTDAPTIVNLTQHTYWNLSGDARRDILGHRLTVNADRFTPVDATLIPTGEQADVTGTPFDLRTPQRLGDALAQHAAHPQLGHAGGYDHNLVLSGGEGQSGDLVHAATLHDPQSGRVLDVHTTEPGLQLYTGNFLDGTITGKAGRRYDRHWGLCLETQHFPDSPNQPAFPSTVLRPGERYASRTRFTFGTAQEEGALTG, from the coding sequence GTGAACGCGCCGGCTCCCACGGTCACGGCCCAGCCCTGGGGCCACACGCCCCGCGGCGAGCCGGTCACCCTGTACACCCTGAGCGCCGGTCCCCTCAGCGCCGAGATCATGGATTACGGCGGCGTGATCGTCCGTCTGCTCGCCCCGGACCGCTCGGGCACCCGGGAAGACGTGGTGCTCGGGCACGACCGGCTGGAACCGTACCTGGACCGCGCCACCTCGCCGTACTTCGGCGCGCTGATCGGCCGGTACGGAAACCGGATCGCCGGCGGCACCTTCACGCTGGACGGCCAGACGTACCAGCTCGCGCGGAACAACGGCCCGAACGCCCTGCACGGCGGCCCGGGCGGCTTCGACCAGCAGCTCTGGGCCGGTCACGCCCACGCCGGACCTGCCGGCGCCGTCCTGGAACTCACCCGCCGCAGCCCCGCAGGTGAGGAAGGCTACCCGGGCACGCTGGACGTGACCGTCACGTACACCCTCACGCCGGGCGGCACGCTCGACCTGACGTACGCCGCCCACACCGACGCGCCCACCATCGTGAACCTCACGCAGCACACGTACTGGAACCTGAGCGGCGACGCCCGGCGCGACATCCTGGGCCACCGGCTCACCGTGAACGCCGACCGGTTCACGCCGGTGGACGCCACCCTGATTCCCACCGGGGAGCAGGCGGACGTGACCGGCACGCCCTTCGACCTGCGCACGCCGCAGCGTCTCGGGGACGCCCTGGCCCAGCACGCTGCCCACCCGCAACTCGGGCACGCGGGCGGGTACGACCACAACCTCGTGCTCTCGGGCGGGGAAGGCCAGTCCGGCGACCTCGTGCACGCCGCCACCCTGCACGACCCCCAGTCCGGACGCGTGCTGGACGTGCACACCACCGAACCCGGCCTTCAGCTGTACACAGGCAACTTCCTGGACGGCACCATCACGGGCAAGGCCGGGCGGCGCTACGACCGGCACTGGGGCCTGTGCCTGGAAACGCAGCATTTCCCGGACTCCCCCAACCAGCCGGCGTTCCCCTCCACCGTGCTGCGCCCCGGCGAGCGCTACGCCTCACGCACCCGCTTCACCTTCGGCACGGCTCAGGAAGAAGGCGCCCTCACCGGCTGA
- the galK gene encoding galactokinase — protein sequence MNTQSQGFEAVFGRAPEGQAAAPGRVNLLGEHTDYQGGFVLPTAIPQHTTVTVARNGTGQHRVYAADLDQQAGFAVSGADMAELPEFARYVAGALTLGGAREGLDVHVHSDVPMGAGLSSSAALEVAVLRALRGLGVYDGDDVALALAAQRVEHEFVGVLCGVMDQLASSLADAQHMLLLDTRSLDRRVLPLPAGAEVLVVDSGVPRTLAGSGYNTRRAEVEEAARLLGVPELRDVQDVTAVEELPPPLRARARHVVTENARVLQAVEADAAGFGALMNASHHSLRDDYEVSHPQVDALVAALQALPDVFGARMTGAGFGGALVALVRTGTAASAGKAAIQAVGGQGQVVVPAQT from the coding sequence GTGAACACGCAATCACAGGGCTTCGAGGCCGTCTTCGGCCGCGCGCCGGAGGGGCAGGCGGCCGCGCCCGGCCGGGTCAACCTGCTGGGCGAGCACACCGATTACCAGGGGGGCTTCGTGCTGCCCACCGCGATTCCGCAGCACACGACCGTGACGGTGGCCCGCAACGGCACCGGCCAGCACCGGGTGTACGCCGCGGACCTGGACCAGCAGGCGGGGTTCGCGGTGTCGGGGGCGGACATGGCCGAGCTGCCGGAGTTCGCGCGGTACGTGGCGGGCGCCCTGACGCTGGGCGGCGCCCGGGAGGGCCTGGACGTGCACGTGCACAGCGACGTGCCGATGGGCGCGGGCCTGAGTTCCTCCGCGGCACTCGAGGTGGCGGTGCTGCGCGCCCTGCGGGGCCTGGGCGTGTACGACGGGGACGACGTGGCGCTGGCGCTGGCCGCGCAGCGGGTGGAGCACGAGTTCGTGGGCGTGCTGTGCGGCGTGATGGATCAGTTGGCCTCCAGCCTCGCGGACGCGCAGCACATGCTGCTGCTGGACACCCGCAGCCTGGACCGCCGGGTGCTGCCGCTGCCCGCCGGGGCGGAGGTGCTGGTCGTGGACAGCGGCGTGCCGCGCACCCTGGCCGGCAGCGGGTACAACACGCGCCGCGCAGAGGTCGAGGAGGCCGCGCGGCTCCTGGGCGTGCCGGAACTGAGGGACGTGCAGGACGTGACGGCCGTGGAGGAGCTGCCGCCGCCGCTCAGGGCCCGGGCGCGGCACGTGGTCACGGAGAATGCCCGGGTGCTGCAGGCGGTGGAGGCCGACGCTGCGGGCTTCGGGGCCCTGATGAACGCCAGTCACCACAGCCTGAGGGACGACTATGAAGTCTCGCACCCGCAGGTGGACGCGCTGGTGGCGGCATTGCAGGCGCTGCCGGACGTGTTCGGGGCGCGCATGACCGGGGCGGGGTTCGGTGGGGCGCTGGTGGCGCTGGTGCGTACCGGGACCGCAGCATCGGCCGGAAAGGCGGCGATTCAGGCGGTGGGGGGGCAGGGTCAGGTGGTGGTGCCGGCGCAGACGTGA
- a CDS encoding ABC transporter substrate-binding protein — MTRTMPRTAALFAMLALGAAGAQKVTLTYLHGFTGPDRPVMEDLVKRFNATHPNIEIRAQAQPWATTWQQLPALVASGRAPDIAVINEDQITGFIARGAVSPLTAAEMKSAGIDRSKFFGPLFATADYKNQAYGVPISSVAYVMFYNRDLMKKVGLDPTKPPRTRAEFLKAAQQCTVDKNGRTSTQSGFDPKNLSTWGVSLYNNWVGSRAAYAAILQNGGALTDKNQNAAFNSPQAVSAVQFLVDLVRKYQVARPNSTEEAELAAFSQGKVCMFPSGQWYLDRFESQKMNFGVTFMPRIGGTVRDAAWGGSSHLTLPVQRAGYPAEKRRAALEFLAWMAQPAQNLQWTSTGSLPTQAAVASNKKFESTPISGIFDRLNSVYATSGYPWVGQVMGPFDAAWEAAYLGKKSVQQALNDGVREANKQIEQARKNFK, encoded by the coding sequence ATGACAAGGACCATGCCCCGGACCGCCGCCCTGTTCGCCATGCTGGCCCTCGGGGCCGCCGGCGCGCAGAAGGTCACGCTGACCTACCTGCACGGGTTCACCGGCCCCGACCGCCCCGTGATGGAGGACCTCGTCAAGCGCTTCAACGCCACGCATCCGAACATCGAGATCCGGGCGCAGGCGCAGCCGTGGGCGACCACCTGGCAGCAGCTTCCGGCGCTGGTCGCCTCGGGCCGCGCGCCCGACATCGCGGTGATCAACGAGGACCAGATCACGGGCTTCATCGCGCGGGGGGCCGTCTCGCCCCTGACGGCCGCCGAGATGAAGAGTGCCGGGATTGACCGCAGCAAGTTCTTCGGACCGCTGTTCGCCACCGCCGACTACAAGAATCAGGCCTACGGCGTGCCGATCTCCAGTGTGGCGTACGTGATGTTCTACAACCGCGACCTGATGAAGAAAGTCGGCCTGGACCCCACCAAGCCGCCCCGCACCCGTGCGGAGTTCCTGAAGGCCGCGCAGCAGTGCACCGTGGACAAGAACGGCCGCACGTCCACGCAGTCCGGCTTTGATCCGAAGAACCTGAGCACCTGGGGCGTCAGCCTGTACAACAACTGGGTGGGGTCCCGCGCCGCGTACGCCGCGATCCTGCAAAACGGCGGGGCGCTGACGGACAAGAATCAGAACGCGGCCTTCAACTCCCCGCAGGCGGTGAGCGCCGTGCAGTTCCTGGTGGACCTCGTGCGGAAGTACCAAGTGGCCCGTCCGAACTCCACGGAGGAGGCGGAACTCGCGGCGTTCTCGCAGGGCAAGGTGTGCATGTTCCCCAGCGGGCAGTGGTACCTGGACCGGTTCGAGTCGCAGAAGATGAACTTCGGCGTGACGTTCATGCCCCGCATCGGCGGGACGGTGCGTGACGCGGCGTGGGGCGGGTCCAGCCACCTGACCCTGCCCGTGCAGCGCGCCGGGTACCCGGCCGAGAAACGCCGCGCGGCCCTGGAGTTCCTGGCCTGGATGGCGCAGCCCGCGCAGAACCTGCAGTGGACGTCCACCGGGAGCCTGCCCACGCAGGCGGCGGTCGCCAGCAACAAGAAGTTCGAGAGCACGCCCATCAGCGGCATCTTCGACCGGCTGAACAGCGTGTACGCCACCAGCGGCTACCCGTGGGTGGGGCAGGTGATGGGGCCCTTCGACGCCGCGTGGGAAGCGGCGTACCTGGGCAAGAAGTCCGTGCAGCAGGCCCTGAACGACGGTGTGCGAGAGGCGAACAAGCAGATCGAGCAGGCCCGCAAGAACTTCAAGTAA
- a CDS encoding carbohydrate ABC transporter permease, which translates to MTTHPAGPLSAAPARRRLSPEPYLYLLPHAVLFFVFTVYPIGYGLYISLHRWDLLNPEKAFVGTEFYRNLLSSGTPQSEFFWRTLLNTTLFTVVSVPLLVAAALGLALLLYRPIFGRSFFRAVFFLPGILTVSVMGILWRWMFDNQIGLVNAARELLTGAPPIPWLSTEGLAWVPIVVGTVWWTVGFNMTLYLAALGNIPSSLYEAASLDGATPGQQFRFITWPLLGPQTLFVFITTALASFQLFGQSLVITAGGPNRSTQSVIQYITEEGFTNAQISSAAAMGFVFGLMMLILTAAQFRIMARDAREGGAA; encoded by the coding sequence ATGACCACGCACCCCGCGGGACCCCTGTCCGCCGCGCCCGCCCGCCGGCGCCTGTCGCCCGAACCGTACCTGTACCTGTTGCCGCACGCGGTGTTATTTTTCGTGTTCACGGTGTACCCGATCGGGTACGGGCTGTACATCAGCCTGCACCGCTGGGACCTGCTGAACCCGGAGAAGGCCTTCGTGGGGACCGAGTTCTACCGGAACCTGCTGAGCAGCGGGACCCCTCAATCCGAGTTCTTCTGGCGCACGCTGCTGAACACCACGCTGTTCACGGTGGTCAGCGTGCCGCTGCTGGTCGCCGCGGCGCTGGGGCTGGCGCTGCTGCTCTACCGCCCGATCTTCGGCCGGAGTTTTTTCCGGGCCGTGTTCTTCCTGCCGGGCATCCTGACCGTGTCCGTGATGGGCATCCTGTGGCGGTGGATGTTCGACAACCAGATCGGTCTGGTGAACGCCGCCCGTGAACTCCTGACCGGTGCGCCGCCGATTCCCTGGCTGTCCACCGAGGGGCTCGCCTGGGTGCCGATCGTCGTGGGGACGGTGTGGTGGACGGTGGGGTTCAACATGACCCTGTACCTGGCCGCGCTGGGCAACATTCCCAGCAGCCTGTACGAGGCGGCCTCGCTGGACGGGGCCACGCCGGGGCAGCAGTTCCGGTTCATCACCTGGCCGCTGCTGGGGCCGCAGACGCTGTTCGTGTTCATCACGACCGCGCTGGCGTCCTTCCAGCTGTTCGGGCAGTCGCTGGTGATCACGGCGGGCGGCCCGAACCGCTCCACGCAGAGCGTCATCCAGTACATCACCGAGGAGGGCTTCACCAACGCGCAGATTTCCAGTGCCGCCGCGATGGGGTTCGTGTTCGGGCTGATGATGCTGATCCTGACGGCCGCGCAGTTCCGGATCATGGCGCGCGACGCGCGTGAAGGGGGCGCCGCGTGA
- a CDS encoding glycoside hydrolase family 36 protein: MREWHLPVRVEALKVLVSGYQSWSEAELRPLTDVQARPAMAWRHDQGHDPGFLPSGLGGVWRSHTLIALVRGDGGGWVGGVLDATRTFAQWETRVEGDGVQVTRTLEGPEVPVVWEETADVTAAVEALAARLGRAMGARQPAPLRVWCSWYSYYRDVTLDAMLENARLARERGLPFDVFQLDDGFQADLGDWTRPAAHFGGHARDLPGPLRELGFTPGLWLAPFLVGPGSQLFAEHRDWLVRGPDGGPLPVGHNWGGPYPVLDTTHPDVLPWLRELTATARAWGYPYLKLDFLFGAALPGVRFDPTVGRADAYRRGLQGLRDGAGQDAFLLGCGAPLAQSIGLVDAMRTGPDVAPYWDDHTRRVWLGDGTAPSARAALHTSLSRWYQHAWYQPDPDVAICRRELSLLSAEERGTVAGMLDVIGGLRASSDPIRMLDEEGLNLLRRCLEVSRTDRPRTLTRSYGPAVTHFTRATFNLTDDWQDGQPPHSVRGPA, translated from the coding sequence ATGCGGGAATGGCATTTACCGGTGCGGGTGGAGGCACTGAAGGTGCTGGTGAGCGGGTACCAGTCGTGGAGCGAGGCGGAGCTGCGCCCCCTGACGGACGTGCAGGCCCGCCCGGCAATGGCGTGGCGGCACGACCAGGGCCACGACCCGGGCTTCCTGCCCAGCGGCCTGGGCGGCGTGTGGCGCAGCCACACCCTGATCGCCCTGGTGCGCGGCGACGGCGGTGGCTGGGTGGGCGGCGTGCTGGACGCCACCCGGACCTTCGCGCAGTGGGAGACGCGCGTGGAAGGCGACGGCGTGCAGGTGACCCGCACGCTGGAGGGGCCGGAGGTGCCGGTCGTGTGGGAGGAGACGGCCGACGTGACCGCTGCGGTGGAGGCCCTGGCGGCCCGGCTGGGGCGGGCGATGGGGGCCCGGCAGCCGGCGCCGCTGCGCGTCTGGTGCAGCTGGTACAGCTACTACCGCGACGTCACCTTGGACGCCATGCTGGAGAACGCCCGCCTCGCCCGGGAACGCGGGCTGCCCTTCGACGTCTTCCAGCTCGACGACGGCTTCCAGGCCGACCTGGGCGACTGGACCCGGCCAGCCGCGCACTTCGGCGGGCACGCCCGCGACCTGCCCGGACCGCTGCGCGAACTGGGCTTCACGCCGGGCCTGTGGTTGGCCCCGTTCCTGGTGGGGCCGGGATCACAGCTGTTCGCGGAACACCGCGACTGGCTGGTGCGCGGCCCGGACGGCGGGCCGCTGCCGGTGGGGCACAACTGGGGCGGGCCGTACCCCGTGCTGGACACCACGCACCCCGACGTGCTGCCCTGGCTGCGGGAGCTGACGGCCACGGCACGCGCGTGGGGGTACCCGTACCTGAAACTGGATTTCCTGTTCGGGGCGGCGCTGCCGGGCGTGCGCTTCGATCCCACGGTGGGCCGGGCGGACGCCTACCGCCGGGGCCTGCAGGGCCTGCGGGACGGCGCGGGTCAGGACGCGTTCCTGCTGGGCTGCGGGGCGCCGCTGGCGCAGAGCATCGGGCTGGTGGACGCCATGCGCACCGGGCCGGACGTGGCCCCCTACTGGGACGACCACACCCGCCGCGTGTGGCTGGGTGACGGCACCGCGCCGAGCGCCCGGGCGGCGCTGCACACCAGCCTGAGCCGCTGGTACCAGCACGCGTGGTACCAGCCGGACCCGGACGTCGCCATCTGCCGCCGCGAACTGAGCCTGCTCAGCGCCGAGGAGCGCGGGACAGTTGCAGGCATGCTGGACGTGATCGGCGGCCTGCGGGCCAGCAGCGACCCGATCAGGATGCTGGACGAGGAGGGCCTGAACCTGCTGCGCCGCTGCCTGGAGGTCAGCCGCACGGACCGCCCGCGCACCCTGACCCGCAGTTACGGACCGGCCGTCACGCACTTCACGCGGGCGACCTTCAACCTCACGGACGACTGGCAGGACGGGCAGCCGCCTCACAGCGTCCGGGGGCCAGCCTGA
- the galT gene encoding galactose-1-phosphate uridylyltransferase, whose amino-acid sequence MPDPEAARALHQLDLVKPDGRALTLYGLAPVEVTSEVPSPSPDPVDARPVLRWHPVRGEWVMYAAHRLGRTFLPPPEYNPLAPTRDPAHPTELPRGRYDVAVFENRFPSLTLNAPDPGPGPADTRAGVGACEVVVFSQDASGRLADLTEAQLTLLLGVWADRTTRLAATGKIRSVLCFENRGVEVGVTLHHPHGQIYAYDHVPPVPARAAEQMRAYREAHGRPWLEDFVAAERAEGVRVIRDEGEALSVVPPFARFTYETWVLPARPVAFLADLSASERAAFARVLGDALRRLDALFGVRMPYLLTVQQAPLDTPGEAGPATYPLRVELCPYLRAPGRLKFLAGTEQGAGEFANDKFPEVAAAELRAADPAFTPDKPGGQQ is encoded by the coding sequence ATGCCAGACCCTGAGGCCGCCCGCGCCCTGCATCAGCTGGACCTCGTAAAACCGGACGGCCGGGCCCTGACCCTGTACGGCCTGGCGCCCGTCGAGGTGACGTCGGAAGTCCCCAGCCCCAGCCCGGACCCGGTGGACGCCCGGCCGGTGCTGCGCTGGCATCCGGTGCGCGGCGAGTGGGTGATGTACGCCGCGCACCGCCTGGGGCGCACGTTCCTGCCGCCGCCCGAGTACAACCCGCTGGCGCCGACCCGCGATCCCGCGCACCCGACCGAGCTGCCGCGCGGCCGGTACGACGTGGCGGTGTTCGAGAACCGCTTCCCCAGCCTGACGCTCAACGCGCCGGACCCGGGCCCCGGGCCGGCGGACACCCGGGCGGGCGTGGGGGCGTGCGAGGTGGTGGTGTTCAGCCAGGACGCCTCGGGCCGCCTGGCGGACCTGACGGAAGCGCAGCTCACGCTGCTGCTGGGCGTGTGGGCGGACCGCACCACGCGGCTGGCGGCCACCGGGAAGATCCGCAGCGTGCTGTGTTTCGAGAACCGGGGCGTGGAGGTGGGCGTGACGCTGCACCACCCGCACGGGCAGATCTACGCCTACGATCACGTGCCGCCGGTGCCGGCGCGGGCGGCCGAGCAGATGCGCGCGTACCGCGAGGCGCATGGCCGGCCCTGGCTGGAAGACTTCGTGGCGGCTGAACGCGCCGAGGGCGTGCGCGTCATCCGGGACGAGGGCGAGGCGCTGAGCGTGGTGCCGCCCTTCGCGCGGTTCACGTACGAGACGTGGGTGCTGCCGGCGCGGCCGGTGGCCTTCCTGGCGGACCTCAGCGCCTCGGAACGCGCCGCGTTCGCGCGGGTGCTCGGGGACGCGCTGCGGCGGCTGGACGCGCTGTTCGGCGTGCGGATGCCTTACCTGCTCACGGTGCAGCAGGCGCCGCTGGACACGCCCGGCGAGGCCGGGCCGGCGACGTACCCTCTGCGGGTGGAGCTGTGCCCGTACCTGCGGGCGCCGGGCCGGCTGAAGTTCCTGGCGGGCACTGAGCAGGGCGCCGGGGAGTTCGCCAACGACAAATTCCCGGAGGTGGCCGCCGCGGAGCTGCGGGCGGCCGACCCGGCCTTCACGCCGGACAAGCCAGGAGGGCAGCAGTGA
- a CDS encoding carbohydrate ABC transporter permease, whose product MSAPVSPFPDSGAATGAEAAVRRAAPRRRWPRDLPRFLLLCVLAALFLAPVYWMISTSLKSEADAIASPVQWIPLHPTLDNYRAVLTSPDGNILRWTWNSLLVALLFTMGHVALCALTAYPLARMRFPGRDTWFWFILSSLMIPGIVTLVPTYIMMLNFGWINSYHALIWPGISGVFGVFLLRQFFLSVPRELEEAARLDGAGSFMILWRIILPLSIPSLVTLAVFAFMGSWNNFLWPLYTVTDVDKMTLPVGITTFSQRYVTEYGKLMASTTLAAVPALIAYLVAQRFLEAGLSTTGLKE is encoded by the coding sequence GTGAGCGCGCCGGTCTCTCCGTTCCCGGACTCCGGCGCGGCCACCGGGGCCGAGGCGGCGGTGCGGCGGGCCGCGCCGCGGCGCCGCTGGCCGCGCGACCTGCCGCGGTTCCTGCTGCTGTGCGTGCTGGCCGCGCTGTTCCTCGCGCCGGTGTACTGGATGATCTCCACGTCCCTGAAATCCGAGGCGGACGCCATCGCCTCGCCGGTGCAGTGGATTCCGCTGCACCCCACGCTGGACAACTACCGCGCGGTGTTGACCTCGCCAGACGGAAACATCCTGCGCTGGACCTGGAATTCGCTGCTGGTGGCGCTGCTGTTCACGATGGGGCACGTGGCGCTGTGCGCGCTGACGGCGTATCCCCTGGCCCGGATGCGCTTTCCCGGGCGGGACACGTGGTTCTGGTTCATTCTGTCCAGCCTGATGATTCCCGGGATCGTCACGCTGGTGCCCACGTACATCATGATGCTGAATTTCGGGTGGATCAATTCGTACCACGCGCTGATCTGGCCGGGGATCAGCGGCGTGTTCGGCGTGTTTTTGCTGCGGCAGTTCTTCCTGAGCGTGCCGCGTGAACTGGAGGAAGCCGCCCGGCTGGACGGCGCGGGCAGTTTCATGATCCTGTGGCGGATCATCCTGCCGCTGAGCATTCCCTCGCTGGTGACGCTGGCGGTGTTCGCGTTCATGGGGTCGTGGAACAACTTCCTGTGGCCCTTGTACACCGTGACCGACGTGGACAAGATGACGCTGCCGGTGGGCATCACGACCTTCTCGCAGCGGTACGTGACCGAGTACGGGAAACTGATGGCCTCCACCACCCTGGCGGCCGTGCCGGCGCTCATCGCGTACCTGGTCGCGCAGCGGTTCCTGGAAGCGGGGCTGTCCACCACGGGGCTTAAGGAATGA
- a CDS encoding glycoside hydrolase family 43 protein: MTGGPAPVGPLYPGYFADPFVLRHAGRYYAYGTGRVVEGRVFEVLASDDLEHWTSCGGALLPLDEEPRDYWAPEVAEHGGTFFMYYSVGEGDRGHHLRVATAPHPTGPFRDLGLNLSPEEPFAIDPHPFRTASGEWFLYFARDDLSGERPGTVLAAAPLHDMTRLGEVRTVLRASGDWQRYQAERAMPHYGGVFDWHTLEGPFVLERGGTFHLLYSGGAWIGETYGVGHATAPHPLGPFQEPQPGAAVLRSGRGLIGPGHASVTQRGDQDHLVFHAWDAAHTMRQLHVAPLSWASGRPVAVVP; this comes from the coding sequence GTGACCGGCGGCCCAGCGCCGGTGGGGCCGCTGTACCCGGGGTACTTCGCCGATCCCTTCGTGCTGCGCCACGCCGGGCGGTACTACGCGTACGGCACGGGCCGCGTGGTGGAGGGCCGGGTGTTCGAGGTCCTGGCCTCCGACGACCTGGAGCACTGGACGTCCTGCGGCGGGGCGCTGCTCCCGCTGGACGAGGAGCCGCGCGACTACTGGGCGCCGGAGGTGGCGGAGCACGGCGGCACGTTCTTCATGTACTACTCGGTCGGAGAGGGCGACCGGGGCCACCACCTGCGCGTGGCGACGGCGCCGCACCCCACCGGACCCTTCCGGGACCTGGGCCTGAACCTCTCGCCGGAGGAGCCGTTCGCCATCGACCCGCATCCCTTCCGGACAGCCAGCGGGGAGTGGTTCCTGTACTTCGCGCGGGATGACCTGAGCGGCGAGCGGCCCGGCACGGTGCTGGCGGCCGCGCCGCTGCATGACATGACCCGGCTGGGCGAGGTCCGCACGGTCCTGCGGGCCAGCGGCGACTGGCAGCGGTATCAGGCGGAGCGCGCCATGCCGCATTACGGCGGCGTGTTCGACTGGCACACCCTGGAGGGGCCGTTCGTGCTGGAGCGGGGCGGCACCTTTCACCTGCTGTACTCGGGCGGCGCTTGGATCGGGGAGACGTACGGCGTGGGGCACGCGACCGCCCCGCACCCGCTGGGCCCGTTCCAGGAGCCGCAGCCGGGCGCGGCGGTGCTGCGTTCGGGCCGCGGGCTGATCGGGCCGGGGCACGCCAGCGTCACGCAGCGCGGCGACCAGGATCACCTCGTGTTCCACGCCTGGGACGCCGCGCACACCATGCGGCAGCTGCACGTGGCGCCGCTGAGCTGGGCCTCGGGGCGGCCGGTGGCCGTGGTGCCGTGA